The Chionomys nivalis chromosome 16, mChiNiv1.1, whole genome shotgun sequence genome includes the window TATGAGCTAATAAGACAAATATTGAGAAGTACATGGTGGGTAAGATCTGACGTCTGTcgtaccacacacacaaagagcacTGAAACCTTTATAAGATGACGACTACCACGAGACAGCACACATGCAGTCTCTTATAATTACATAATAGGACACACATGAAGGAGAATCCCAACATCCTTACAAAagcaccaaagaaacaaaagcaccAAAACCAAAGTCAGACATCAAAAGGGAGGAATTCTGTGTGCCATGGTAAAAGTAATGACAATCATCACTGaaactggggactggagagatgactcagtggttaagagcattgcctgctcttccaaaggtcctgagttcaattcccagcaaccacatggtggctcacaaccatctgtaatgaggtctggtgccctcttctggcctgcaggcatacacacagacagaatattgtatacataataaataaattttaaaaaaataataatcactgAAACTTCAAACATCATTTCCATATCCCTTGTGCAGCAGCGTCAAATTCTTCTTTCAACTGGTTCATTACACATGGCACACAAGGAACCCTCCCTTGGAGTAAGAAACACTCAGGTCTGAGCTACCGCGAGTGCAGGAAAATCACAGTGGACACACACAAGCATCCACCAAGGCATCAACATCCCCTCTCGCACACTCGTCTCACACAGATGCGTGGCCGCAGCAGGCATTTCGCTCTCCTTACCTAAAGGAATGTGAAAAGGCTTGCAATCTGtaagaagccagaggaagcattaaaaaagaaaggaagttttGACGAATCCGTCACAATTAAATAACCTACTTTCATAAGGGCGCATGTTTTACATAGCCCCTAACACACTAAAGAGCCATTCAGCATTGGAAGAACTGAGGGCATCTGGTAGGTACTGCACACACGACTATCCAGGGGTCAGGAAATCCCTCCTTACGGTGGTGCTCTCAATGCGATGAATGAAGAAATGGGTTTTAATACAAAGTATAAAATAGTAATTGAACAAACCAATTCAACTAACAAAATTCTGGTTGTAAAACCTATTTTCCctacaaataaaaatgcaaagtcATGCAATCTGGGTTTAGGAAAAGACGAACGGCAAGTGTGCACACCAACAGAAGCAGAGCCCACGTAAGCCATGTTGTCCATGTTGGCACTATTCCAATCATGGTGGTAGATGGAGCACAACAGCACCGCGAAGCGGTTTCACCAAAATGACAAGAAACAGTCTGCAAACTAATCTCAAATATAGAtgcagttttaaaaaagaaactcaaaatgaaGACCCGGGCCTGAGTGTGGGTATACGTAAAGCTTATGGGTTAGTACAAACCAGTGCACACATGAGCATCCTGCAGCCACACCATGACACACAAATGTCACACACAAACAGTGACACCCTCAGGCCAAGCATGCACTTCAGTGCTCTTGTACTCGTCCCCAGAAAGATGCTCGGCTCTGCCCACAATCCACATCTACAAAcaccagagacagactgacaccgCGGGACTGAGAAGGACCGAGATGCAAAAGTTTGCAACCAGAATTTTTCAACAGCCCTTAAAGGGACTCACAAGAAACTCATTCTGGAGCTTAGAATACTAGGCCTAAAAATTCAGGCACACACTGCAGACCTTGGCGTGAAGgcaaaccctccctccctctaacAGAAGGGGACCCAGCAGCACCCTGACCCACAGGCAGGGACCAACAGCTTTCCCAGCACCAGTTAAGCTTGTCACAACTACCGGGTGAGCAAGGGGAAAGTATACACATACTTCACATCTTCCAGCTTCTTGGTGATGACTGAGCCAACCGAGGAAAATGCAGCTGACGCCTTCTGTCCGGCCTGAGATAAGGTTTCAGATGTCTTCTTGTACCTACAGTCAAACATGATGAAACGGGGAAGAGGGGAGTCAGTTAGGCTTTCCTATAAATTCCAGCACAGTGTCATCACCTACTGAGAAACTCAAGAACAGGACAGTTTAAGAACGTCTAATGTTCTCTCTAACCATCAGAGCAGCAATAATCCCTCTGCCACAGTCTTCTGCAGTGCCCTGAACAGAGGCCTAGAAAGGAATGGACCAAACAGTTATCAGGGTAAGGCTCACAAACTCAAATGCCCTCTCCCCCCCCACAAAAGCTGCAcatgtattaaaatttttatttatctgagcCTATACCTTATCTGGGGTTATCACATCACCTAATCTACTGGATTCTGAGGACTAAATATCACTGAGTACATACTGGAAAAGCCAATATACAGATGTCCCCTCCCTAAGCTGAGGGCAGTATGCTATAAGATCACTAGTGGATGCCAACAATCACCGCTTACACTGAACCCTAGCTATACCATGTCGTCTTCTCTTAAATGAGTAAGGATTGGGTGTTGCATACGGCATGGGTACAATGAAAAGGGGGATGAATCATGTCCCAAGCCGCACAAAACGAGATGGCAAAAGATTTAGTCAAGTTACACAGAATAGCATGCAATTTAAAACTTGagttttatgtctagaattagtCACTTAATATTTTCTGActgtgaggaagaagaaaacacacacacagaaagggagGACTACTATCCAACACTTTTGGAACTTCAATATTGTTCCCACAACCCGCACATGAAATTGTTCTGCTCTCTACTCCTTAGAAGGTTCAGGAAAACGACATTAGAAAATAGTCAAGCGCTCGGAAGAACGGGAAGAAAGGGCTGTGTGGTCCAAAGAAAAGAGGTACAAACGTCCTCatgcccctcctcttcctctccccaaagAAAAGGTGCAAAGGCATCCTTTACACTGTCCAGAAGTGTGTACACCAAGGGAACATACGCAGAGGTGGCTGTCACGTCTTGCCACCCTTTGGCGAtgttctgcttcaattcctgaAGTGAACTGATCCCAAGTTTGCGCTTGATCTCTGCAAGATGTTTCTCTTTTGCTGCCAACACTTGAGAGAGAGTCTGGATTTCTTCTTCCACCTACGAGGAACAGGGTGAGGAGAAAATACAGCAAGGGCTGCTCTGTAAGTTATTAAGGGCATCAAAGCCAACCATGCCCAGACACTATCATTACTTTCAGGGAGAAGAATCTCACTATGCATTCTTGGCTGGCTGAAactctttatagaccaggttggcctcaaattcacagagattttgctgggtggtggtggcacagcctttaatcccagtacttgggagtcaaaggcaggcagatctgaattccaggctagcctggtctacaacacagggagtttcaagacagccagggctacccagaagagaaatcctgtatcaaaaaaggaaaaaacaaaaaaattcacagaggtccacctgcttctgtctctcaagtgctagtattaaaagtatgtgcaccaccacacctggctacagttaaatttttattaattttatatgtgtcTTTACAAACAGCACTGTTAGTGAGCAGGGTACACACGTGACGCTCTCTCCTGCAGAGCTACTCTCAACGCTATCACAGTTGTCTGCTGTTATCTCAGAAGCCTCGGGGCTTCAACCTCTCACACGTGGCTTCTTGGTCTACATCCACTGTAGCAGCCGCGCATCCACGGCTTTCCTTCCAGACACTTCTACCCAACTGCCACAAAAGCTGTTGTTTAcgacactgagccatctccatccGCCACCGAGACATTCGCGACCTTCTTGTGTTTCATAGACTTCATAGTGAGTCTGCCAAAGTCATAGTTGTATGAACTAAGCGACGTCCCCTAGAGAGCCCCGCTCTACGTGAACCTCCAACCCTAGAACAGGTATGGCCGGGTATGCTGGGGCAGGGTACCGTGGCGAAGTGACGTGCCTGGCGGGAAAGAGGAGCTAGACTCAGCCTCTCTTCTAGGAGCCTGACTGAAGGAATGAGATCATGGTAGAAGACGCTGGAAGAATTTGGAGACAGAGCATCTAGGTACAATTGAGATGTAGTAGAAGAGAAGGCTACATCACAGAG containing:
- the Tpd52 gene encoding tumor protein D52 isoform X4, which produces MLSAPENLSEEEQDELRRELAKVEEEIQTLSQVLAAKEKHLAEIKRKLGISSLQELKQNIAKGWQDVTATSAYKKTSETLSQAGQKASAAFSSVGSVITKKLEDVKLQAFSHSFSIRSIQHSISMPAMRNSPTFKSFEEKVENLKSKVGGAKPAGGDFGEVLNSTANATSAEATEPPPAQTEAMP